GCTGCACGGCATCACTCCGCACGACCTGCCCACCTTCCTGTTGGTGCCGGTCGTTCTGGCCGCGGTCGCGCTGGGTGCGTGTTTTCTGTCGAGTCGACGCGCCACTCACATCGATCCGATGGCCGCCATGCGGGTTGAGTAGGCTCTTCCATTTTTTCTGTTATGAACGATCTGCGTTTTGCGCTTCGCAGCCTGTCGAAAACTCCAGGCTTCACCCTCATTGCCGTGCTCACGCTGGCCCTCGCCATCGGCGCCAACACCGCCATTTTCGCGATCGTCAACGACCTCCTGCTGAAGCCGCTGGTGCCGGCCGGCGACCGTCCGGTGGTGAACGTGTTTCACGGTGAAGGCGACGCGGGCCGCGCCTACCGCGGTTTCTCCTGGCAGGAGCTGCAGGAACTCCGGCAAGAGAATCCGGTATTCGAAGATGCCGCCGCGGTCGACTTCGTCCTCGCCGGCGTGGGCGACGGCAACAACGTCCGTCGCACCTTCGCCTTTTTTGGCACCGAGAATCTGCTCAACCTCATCGACCAAACACCCGTGCGGGGTCGCTTTTTTGAGGCCGCTGAATCGCTGCCTGGCGCGAACATTCCCGTGGTCTTCGCGAGCCACTCGCTATGGCAACGACTGGGCGCCAAGGAAGATTTTGTGGGCAGCGAGCTGCGCATCAACGGCCACCCCTACACCGTCATCGGCGTGGGCGCGCGCGATCTGTCGTTGGGCCACGCCCTCATCACGCCGGAGATCTGGTTGCCCTTCGGCATGCACGATACCTTCCGCGGCAATCTTATCCAAAACACCGAGGCCGACGCGGCCGTCGCCCTCGACAATCCCCGCCGCCATAGCCTGAACGTCATGGCCCGCCTCCGCCCGGGACTCGGCTTGGCTGGCGCGACTGCTCAGTTGCCCGTGCTCGATCAGCGTCTCGACGCCATTGATACGGACCCGGGCGAGGCACCGCGCCGGCTGGAGATCGAAGCCCCGTCGCGCATCAACATCAGCTCCGTGCCCAGCGGCGACCAAGGCGTGGGCATATTTGGCGCGCTCTTGCTCGGCATGGCCGGCGTCGTCCTGCTCATCGCCTGTCTGAACCTCGCCAACATGTTGCTGGCGCGAGGCGCCGCGCGCACCCGGGAGTTTGCCGTGCGCCTCGCCCTCGGCGCGTCGCGGGGCCGCATCATCCGCCAGTTGCTGGCCGAGGGGCTCGTCCTCTCCCTGGTCGGTGGGGCCGCCGGTGTCCTGCTCGCGCTGTGGGCCAACGACCTGCTCATCAACTCGATCTCCGGCCTGTTCTCCTCCATGAATTTCGCCGTGCTGGTGGAAGCGGAGCCCGACCCCGCAGTGCTGCTCGCGACCCTGGGATTTTGCGCCATCGCCACCATCTTGTCCGGTCTCGGTCCGGCCCTGAAAAGCTCGCGCGTCGGTCTCGTGGAAGACCTCAAGTATCAAGGCGCCGAATCCACCGCGACCGGCAGCTGGAACCGTTTCTTCTCGGCGCGTCACCTGCTGGTCATGGGACAAATCTCGCTCTCCCTCGCGCTGATCTTTGCCGCCGGACTTTTTCTCCGCGGCGCCCTCAATGCCGGTGGTCTCGACCTCGGTTTTGAGAAAGACCACGGCCTGCTGGTGGAGTTGGATTACGCGCTCACCGACACGCCGGCACCACTCGCCCGCGAACGTCTGCTCGCCCTCCACGACGAAGCCGCTTCCCGCCCCGGCCTCACCGCCGCGCTGTCCACTCAGGCGCCCTACAGCAACACCACCGCCGACGATCGCTACAAAGTCGCGGGATCTGCTGAGGTCGATGCCGATGGCGAGCCGACCGGCGTCTCCGCGATCTTCAATGCGATCACCGGCGACTACTTCGATGCCATTGGCGTGCCCTTGCTGCGCGGCCGCAAATTCACCGATGCCGAGGTGCACTCCGCCGACGCACCGCCCGTCGCCATCATCGACGAACGCATGGCGCAACGCCTGTTCCCCGAGGGCGACGCGTTGGGTCAGCGCATCTCTCGCACGCAAGGCCCGGCCTCCGGCGAACCGCCGGTCGAATATGAGATTGTCGGCATCTGCGGCAGTTTCCGCCACGACGTGTTTTCGCCCGATGGACCGCGGCGCGTCTTCTTCCCCTTCGCCCGGGAATCCGTGCCCAATACCTTTCTCCATCTGCGTGACGCCCGAGCCGGCCGCGATGCGGCGGTCGCGCTGCTGCCGACGGCGCGCGCGCTGATTTCCGCGGTGGACGCCAATGCTCCGGTGATCGATGCGATCCCCTTGGCCGACTTTGTTGAACGCAACATCGGCCTGTGGATCGTGCGCGTCGGCGCGGTGCTCTTCGGCGTCTTTGGCGGCGTTGCACTGTTGCTCGCGGTGATCGGTGTTTACGGCGTGAAAGCCTACGCGGTCACTCGTCGCACCCGGGAGATCGGCATTCGCATGGCCCTCGGTGCGCGTCCCGGCGATGTGTTTGCTTTGATCATGCGCCAAGGCACCGCGCAGACCGCGCTCTCCATCGTGGTCGGCGCATTCCTGTCCCTCGCCATTGGGCAACTGCTCTCCCAGATGCTCTTCCGCGTCGACCCGCTGGATCCGCTCGTATTGGGCAGCGCCGCGCTGGTGCTCGCGGTGGCCACGCTGACCGCGTGTTTCCTGCCCGCTCGTCGGGCCGCCAAAGTCGAGCCTATGCGCGCGATCCGCACCGAATAGCGCCAGCGGCTCTTCTCTCTCCTGCTAAACTGGAGGCGCGAGTCTCCCCGATTATTTACCCCATGAACACGCTGCGCCACGCCCTGCGGCAACTGCTCCGCACGCCCGGATTTTCGCTCATCGTAATCCTCTCCCTCGCGCTGGGCATCGGCGCCAATACGATCGTCTTCAGCTGGATCGACACGATCCTGTTGCGCCCCTTGCCCGGCGTGCGCCATGGCGAAGACATCGTCGCGCTGCTGCCCACCATCGATGGCAACCAAGTCGGTGGGCACACCATCTCGCTGCCCGACATCCAGGCTTACGATGAGATGGATACGGTGTTCGCCGGTGTGATCGGTTCGCAAATCACGCCGGCCAACGTGCGCATCGGCGACCGCCACCCTTGGTTGTTTGGGCAGATCGTGACTGGCAACTTTTTCGAGGTGCTCGGCGTGCAGGCTCTGCCCGACCTGGGGCGGGTGTTGCACCGCAACGACACGACGTCCCCGGGCGGCAACCCGGTGCTCGTGCTCAGCGAAGCGACGTGGCGCAGCCAGTTCGGCGCCGACCCCGCCATCGTGGGGCGCGAGATCGAACTCAACCAGCATCCCTTCACCATCGTGGGCGTGGTGCCGGCTAACTTTCGCGGCACCATGAGTGGACTGACCGCCGACTTCTGGGCGCCGGTTACGATGCATCGTGAAGTGGCCAACTTTGGTTCGCTGGAGACCCGCACCGACCGCTGGTTGCATTCCCAAGCCCGCCTCCAGCCCGGCGTATCCATCGACCAAGCACGCGCCGCCGTCACGGTGCGCGGCCAGCAACTGGCCGAGACGTATCCCGAGAACCGTCGTCACGGCGCGGTGCCGTTGCCGATGTGGCAGACGCCATATGGTGGCCAAGCCGTGTTTCTGCCCGCGCTGCGCGTGCTCGCGGTCGTCGGTCTCGTCATCCTGCTGCTCGTCACCGCCAATGTTGCCAACCTGCTCGTCGCTCGCGCGACCGCCCGCCAACAGGAGACCGCCATTCGCCTCGCCGTCGGCGCGGGTCGCCGCCACCTGGTGCAGCAATGGCTCACCGAGAGTCTGCTCTACGCCGTCCTGGGCGGCGCCGTGGGGCTCTTGGTCACCGTCTGGGGGGCATCCTTCTTTGCGATTTTCCTGCCGGAGTCGCCGCTGCCCGCGGGCTACGAGTTTGCCATCACTGGGCGGGTGCTCGGAGTCACCCTCGCCTTGAGCCTCCTCACCGGGGTCGTGTTTGGTCTCGCTCCGGCCCTGCTTGCCATCGGCACCTCGGTGCTGGAGGCGCTGAAAGCCGGTGGGCGCACCGGTAGCATGAGCGGCCGTTCGCATCGCTTGCGCAATGCCCTTGTCATCGGTGAAGTCGCCCTCGCCCTCGTGCTGCTGGCCGGTGCTGCGCTCTGCATCCGCGGCTCGCAACAGGCGCGCCAGATCGATCCGGGTTTTGATCCGAGCGGCGTATTGGTTTCGGGCCTGCGCATCGGTATGAACGGCTACGACGAGGAACGTGGTTTGGTGTTCTACCAACAACTGCGCGAACGTCTCGCCGCGACTCCGGGTGTGGAGGCCGTGGGACTCGCGAGCTGGTTCCCACTCGGTTTTGAAGGCGGCCCTTCCATCGGCATCACCGTGCCCGGCTATACGCCGACCGAAAACGAAAACATGGCCGTGCCCTACGCCATCATTTCGGCCGGGTATTTGGAAGCCATGCGGATCCCTCTTCGAGCGGGACGCGACTTCACCGATCTGGACGATGGCGAACATCCACTCGTGATGATCGTGAACGAGGCGCTGGCCGAACGCTACTGGCCCGGCCAGGACGCGGTAGGCCGCAAGGTGCAAACGTGGCGTGGCGAAGCGACGGTGGTCGGCGTCACCCCCACGGGACGCTATCGTTCGCTGAATGAGCCCGCGCAGCCCTTCCTCTATTTCGCCGATCGCCAAGGAGTCGCTGACCTCAATCTCGGCATCGCCCTGCGCACCACGGGCGGCGACCCGCGCCAACTTTTACCGACACTGCGGCAGGCGGTGGCGGCGCTGGACCCCAACGTCGAGCTGTGGGCCACCCTGCCGCTGAGCGAATACATTGAGGCCGCCCATCTCGTGAATCGCGTGGCGACCACCCTGCTGACGGGCCTCGGCGTGATCGCGCTGCTGCTCGCCTCGATGGGCATCTACGGTGTGATGGCCTTCATGGTCGGACGCCGCTTGCCCGAGTTTGGCATCCGACTCGCTCTCGGCGCGGCGCCCAAAGACGTCGCCGGTTTGGTGCTGCGTGATGGGCTGCGCCTGGTGGCGCTTGGTCTGCTCGTGGGCAGTGTCGGCGCGTGGGCGGCGGGAGTTGGTCTGGCCAGTGCCTTGCCCGGGGTTTCGAGTCACGATGTGAGTGCGATGATCGGCGTCGCATTGCTGCTCACGGGCATCGCCTTGCTCGCCTGCTGGCTGCCGGCTCGTCGCGCCATGCGGGTCGATCCCATCCAGACGCTGCAGGCGCAGTAAGCCGCGCCGCGCAGGCTCGCTGTCCCATTATTGGGAATCGCACATTCCGGCACCGGGTTGCCGGATATCCGACGCGATGAGGAAGAGTATTTTAATACGCTCACCATCTGCGTGTTACGAAAGCCTGAGTAAGCTGGCACGCCCATTGCAAAGACTTCGGTCAACCAACCTTGCCGCATGCTCGATACCTTTCTTCAAGACCTTAAAATCGGTTTCCGCGTTCTTCAAAAAGAGAAGTCCTTCTGTGCTCTCGCAGTCTTCGTGCTCGCTCTGGGCATCGGTGGCGTGACCACCCAATACGCCGTCGTTAAAGGCGCGCTCTTTCACTCCTTTGATTTCCCTCAGACGGAGCAATTGGTCGATGTCCAGATGGTCGACCCCGAGGGCTTTCAGCCGACCAACTTCAACTCGCGCATGACCACGTCGGACTTTGCCGACCTGCGCGACAACCTCACTTCGTTTAAGGCCTTCACCGGTTACCTGAACGGCTCGACCATCAACCTCACCTATCAGAACCTGCCGCGTCGCTACACAGGCGGTTACGTCTCGTGGGACTTCTTCCGCACCCTCGGCGTCTCGCCCGTGATCGGCCGCGACTTTTTGCCCGAGGAGGACCAGCCCGGCGTCAACAAAGCGGTCCTCATCAGCGACAGCCTCTGGAAGTCTGACTTCGGCAGCGACCCCGGCGTGATCGGTCGCGCCGTGCGGGTCAACGGCACCCCGGGTGAGATCGTCGGCATCATGCCCCCGGGCTTCAATTTCCCGACCAACGAGCAGCTCTGGATCCCGGTCAACTCCTCCTTCCCGGTGCGCCCGCGCAACGATCCCAACGTCAACTTCATCGCCGTGCTTGCCCGTCTCGCCGACGGCGTGACCCTCGAACAGGCGCAGACCGAAGTCACTGCGATGGCCCGCCAGTTCGCCGCCGATTTCCCCGACACCAACGAGCAGTTCACGCTCGGTTATGTGCGTCCGATGGGCGACGCCTTCACGCCCAATGGTATCCGCGGCATGCTCCTCGCCATGCTCGGCATCTGTGTGGTCGTGCTGCTCATCGCCTGCGTGAACGTGATGAACATGCAGTTCGCCCGCGCCACCCTGCGCGCCAAGGAACTCGCCATCCGCTCCTCCCTCGGTGCCACCCGCAGCCGCCTCATTCGCCAGATGCTCACCGAGAGCCTGCTCCTAGCCGCGCTCGGCGCGACCGTGGGCATCGGCATCGCCATGTGGGGCACCGACGCCATCGACACCTTTGTGCATGCTGGCACGAACCCGATCCCGTCGTGGATGACCTTCCATATCGATCCCACCGTGCTGGTTGTGGTGGTCGCCGTGACCGCGTTCTCTGCCGTGATTTCGGGTTTCGTCCCGGCTTGGATGTCGTCCCGTGCGAGTTCAATGGAAGTCCTCAAGGAAGGTGGCCGCGGCAACACGTCACGCGGCGTCATGCTGATCACCCGCGGTCTCGTCGTCGCCCAGATCTTCATGACCTGCGTGCTGCTGCTCATCACCGCGCTGCAACTGCGCTCGGTGCACAACCAGCAGTCGATCGACTACGGTTACGACACCAACAGCGTCCTCGCGGCGCGCATGGGTCTGATGGAGGGCGACTACCCGACCTCCGCCGAACGTCAGGTATTTTACGAGCGCCTCGTCCGTGAGCTCGAAGCCTCCGGCCAATTCGAATCCGTCGCCCTCACCAACCGCTTCCGCATGGTGTTCTCCGGCAACGGTCCAGTGGAAATCGAGGGCCAGGACTACCTCGACGACTCCGATCGCCAACGCGCCAACTTTGAAAACATCAGCGCCGGATTTTTTGACACCGTGGGCCTGCGCATCCTCGAGGGGCGCAACTTCACCGAGATGGACAGCGATCAACGCGAGCCGATCGCGATCGTAAACTCCTCCTTTGCGCGGAAGTATTTCGAGGGTGAATCCGCCGTCGGTCGCCGCTTCCGCACCATCCAGCAAAATGGCCAGAACGCCGGCCCGTGGCGCCGCATCGTCGGTGTCGTTGGCGACATGCGCATGCAGGGTCCGTTCAACACCCAGATCGATGAATCCGGATTCTACGTGCCCTACTTCGCCAGCGCCTTTGGCCCCATCGCCGACGCGCCCATTGCCCAGCAATTTGGCACCGTGGTGGTGAAACCGCGCGGCAACCAACGTCCGGAAGCCCTCGCCACCACCCTCCAGAATCAGGTCAATCGCGTCGACCCGAACCTGCCGCTCTACTTTGTCGAAAGCCCGCAAAGCAGCATCGATGGCTACACCGCGCAAAACGCCGTCGTCGTGACGATGTTCGGCCTCTTCGGCATCATCTCGGTCTCCCTCGCCGCCGTCGGCCTCTACGGCGTGATGAGCTTCTCGGTCAACCAACGCACCCAGGAGTTTGGCGTGCGCCTCGCGCTCGGCGCCAGTGCCCGCGATGTGCTCGGCATGGTGATCCGCCAAGCCGGCATCCAGCTCGCGATCGGGCTCGGCATCGGCACCGCTCTGGTGCTCGGCGTGGCGGTGATCGTGCCTGACGTCCTCAACCAGATCCTGCAGCTCAACAACGTAAACCTGCTCGCGGCCGACATCTACCTCGGCGTCGGCGCACTGCTCATCGTGGTTGCTGCGATCGCCGCCTTTGTCCCGGCGCGGCGCGCCACCCGCGTCGACCCGATGATCGCGCTGCGTTCCGAATAAGTCCCCGCCGCTCCTCCTCGTTTCCGCACGATGCTCAACCTCCGCTTCGCCCTTCGCCAACTCCTCCGTTCACCCGGCTTCACGCTGGTGACCGTCGTCTCCCTAGCGTTGGGCATCGGAGCCAACACCGCGATCTTCAGCCTGGTCAACGGCATGCTCCTCAAAAAGCTGCCGGTGCCGGAGCCGGAGCAATTGGTGCTCTTCAACTGGGCGGCCAGCGAAGGCGTCGGCCCTCGCTCACACAGCGGCTATTCCGAGCCGATTCCCGCCACTGGCGAACGCACCAGCACGTCCTTCTCCCTGGCGACCTTCGAGCACTTCCGCGCGCCTTCGGAGAGCCTGCGCGACGTCTTCGCCTTCGCCCCGCTGTGGCAGCTTAACGCGTCCTGGCAGGGCCAGGCGGAAAACCTCCGCAGCGCCGTCACTGTCTCCGGCAACTACCACCAGGCCCTCGGCGTGCGCATCCCCCTCGGCCGCGGCCTGCGCCCCTCCGACGATACCGCGGACGCTCCGCTCGTCGCCGTCATCTCCCACCGCTATTGGCAAAAGCGCTTCGGCGGTTCGCCCCAGGTCCTCAATGAAATCCTCACCCTCAACGGCGTGCCCTTCAGCATCGTCGGAGTGACCGCGCCGGGCTTCAACGGCACCGGCCAGGTAGGTGAGGTCAACGATGTCTACGTCCCTTTCTCCGCCTACCGGCTGATCGAGCCGGGCAACACCGAAGCCACCGAACCGTGGGCTTGGTCCATTCGCATCATGGGCCGCATGGCCGACGGCGTCACTCGGGAACAGGTTAATGCCGAGATGGCCGGCCGCTTCGCCGCGTCCTACGACGGTCACCTGAATCTCGAGGAGGGTGAACACATCCGCCTGCGCACCGCCAGTGGCAACACCGGACTCAACGAGGATCGCCGCCGTTACTCGTCCTCTCTTCGCATCCTCGCCGCCATCGTCGGCCTCGTCCTCCTCGTCGCCTGCGCAAATGTCGCCAATCTCCTCCTCGCCCGCGGCGCTGCCCGCGAACGCGAACTCGCCGTGCGCATCGCCCTCGGTGCCAGCCGCGCGCGCCTCCTCGCCCAGTTGCTCACCGAGAGCCTCCTCCTCAGCGTCTGCGGCGCCGCCCTCGGTTTGCTCATTTCGCTGTGGGCCCGCGATGCCTTCCTTGCCCTCCAACCATTCGGCGGCAGTGACTTCACGCTCAATCTCGCGCTCGATTGGCGGGTGCTCGGCTTCACCGCCGGCATCGCCGTCCTGACCGGCGTGCTCTTCGGCACCCTACCCGCCCTGCGCGCCACCCGTCGCGATGTGGTCCAGGGTTTTCAAGGCGGACACAAGACCCTCGGCGCCCCGCGCTCCCGGCTCGCCCAGACTCTCATGGTGCTCCAGATCGCGCTTTCCCTCGTGTTGCTCGTTGGCGCCGGGCTCTTCAGCCGCACCCTCGCCAATCTCGCGCGCAGCGACCTTGCCTTCGAGCGCGACCACCTCCTGCTCTTCGCGCTCGATGCCATGCCTGCCGGCTATGAGCGCAACGAACTCGATGCTGCCTATGGTCGCGTGCGCGATCGCCTCACCTCCTTACCCGGCGTTGAGTCCGTCGCCTTCTCCAGCGTTCCTTTGTTGTCCGGTCGCCGCTGGACCAGTTCCCGCGCCATCGAAGGTCATGCCGATCTCCCGGAGGATGAACGCACCATCGTCATGAACGGCGTCTCCCCCGAATTCCTCGATACCGTGCAATGGCCGCTTCTCCTCGGCCGCAACTTCACCGTCGCCGATTCCACCGACGCCCCTCGTGTCATCATCGTCAACCAGGCCTTCGCCGACCGTTACTTTCCGGGCGAAAGCGTCATCGGCCGCCGACTCGGCACCAGTGATGACAATTTGGATACCGAGATCGTCGGCGTGGTGACCGACGGCAAGACCACCAATCTGCGCGAGATTCGCCGCCCCGCCGCCTTCGTCCCCCACGCCCAGCTCCCCAACGCCCGCGCCGGCCACTTCGTGCTGCGCTATCAGGGTGCTCTCGCACCCCTCCAGCGCGCGCTGACCGCGGCCGTGCAGGAGATCGAGCCCACCCTGCCGATCATCGCCCTCCGCACTCAGAACGAGCAGATCAACCGGCTCCTCCGTGAGGAACGCATCTTCGCCTTGCTCACCTCCTCCTTCGGCCTGCTCGCCCTTCTGCTGGCCGCCGTGGGGCTCTACGGCTTGCTGGCGTATTCGGTCGTGCGCCGCACCGGTGAGATCGGCCTGCGCATGGCGCTCGGGGCGCTGCCTTCCGGCGTGCGTTGGCTGATCTTGCGTGACTGTCTGCGCCTCGCCGTCCTCGGCGTGCTCGTCGGCGCTGGCGCCGCGGCGATGCTCACCCGCCTCGTCACCAGTCAACTCTACGGCCTCTCCCCGCTGGATCCTGCGGTCTACGTCTCGAGCAGCCTGGTGCTCCTCGCGGTGGCCCTCGCCGCAGCGCTCATTCCTGTCCGTCGCGCCACCCGGGTCGATCCCATGGTCGCACTGCGCGCCGAATAACTGTTTTTTCCCTCCGTCATCATGATCCGCCAATCCTTCCGTCGCCTGCTTCGCGAACGCGGTTTCACCACCACTGTCCTGCTCACCCTCGCTCTCTGCATCGGGGCCAACGTCGCCATCTTCGCGGTGGTCGACGCTGTGCTGCTCCGCCCGCTGCCCTTCCCGCACGCCGAGCGATTGGTGAGTGTGCGCAACTCCTACCCGGGTGCCGGCGTGGCACGCAGTGGGGCGTCGGTGCCCAATTACTACGACCGCCGCAACGGCGCGATCCCGGGCTTCGAATCGGTTTCGATCGTGCAATACGGCAGCGCCATCATCGGCAACGCCGGTTCGCCTCAACGCGTGAGCCGCGGCCGCGTGTCGCCGGAGTTCTTTGATACCCTCGGCGTCAAACTGGCACGTGGCCGCACCTTCACCGAGGAGGAATTGGACTACGCCAACTCCAACGTGATCATCATCACCCACGAGTTTTGGCAAAGTCAGTTCGGCGGAGCCGAGGACATCCTCGGCCAGCAGATCGTGCTCGATGGCCAGACCAACACGGTCGTCGGCGTGCTGCCGCCGGGGTTCCGCTACCTCGACATGAACGCGCGGTTTTTCATCCCCTACGCGTCCAGCGAGGATGATCGGACGGATACCGCTCGTCACTCCAATGGCCACGACATGGTGGTCCGCCTCGCGCCGGGGGTGACGGTCGAACAGGCCCAGCAACAGCTCGATGCCTTTAACGCCGCCTTGTTGGAAACCGACCCGTTCAAAGACATTCTGATCGATGCCGGCTTCACCACCATCGTGACGTCCCTGCACGATGACGTCGTCGAAAGTGTGCGTGATGTCTTGCTGCTCCTGCAGGCTGGCGTGTTGGCGTTGCTCATCATCGGCGGCGTAAACCTCGCCAACCTGCTCCTTATCCGAGCCCATGGCCGCACCAAGGAGTTCGCCGTGCGTCAGGCCCTCGGTGCTGGCACGGTGGATCTCGCCCGCCAGATTCTGATCGAGACTGTCATGCTCGCCCTCGCCGGCGGCGTGCTGGGCGTATTGGTCGGCATCTTCGGTATCGATCTTTTGGCCGCCTTGGGCACCACCGACCTGCCGCTGGGCGCCAACATTGTTTTTGATGCCCGCGTCAGCGTGGTGAGCCTGGTCGGTTCGGTGGTGGTTGGCGTGCTGCTGGCCGTCCCCGTGCTGCTGCTGGGCCTCAAGCAAAACCTCGCCCGGGCCATCTCCAGCGAATCGCGCGGCGGCACCGTTTCCCGCGCCGCCCAAAACGTGCGCCACGGCTTCATCGTCCTGCAGGTGGCTCTCGCCTTCACCCTGCTGTGCGGAGCCGGCTTGCTGGGAGTTTCCCTGCGCAACGTGCTCAAAACGCCCACCGGATTCCGCGCGGACAACATCCTCGCCGCCTCCATTTCGTTGCCCTACGAGGGCTATGCCGAGACGCCACAGCGTTTGACCTTCCTCCAGCGCTTGCGCGAGTCGATCACCTCCCAGCCCGGGGTCTCGAGCGTGGGCTTCACTGATTCCCTTCCTTTCTCCGGCAACAACAGCGACAACGCCACCGTCGTCGAAGGCGTCGAACCCAAACCCGGCGAATCCATCCGCACCCACTATACCGCGTCCGCTTACGGTGACTATTGGCAGACGCTCGGCATCGGTTTGGTGCGGGGACGTTTCCTCAACGATGGCGACCAGGTCGAAGACGCCCCGCGGGTGTGCGTGGTCGATCAGGTGTTTGTGGATCGCTACTGGCCCGATGGTGCCGACCCGATCGGACGCCGCATCGCCACGGGCGTGCAGCTGAATGACGAAAACGCTATCCGCATCGTCGGCGTGGTTGCGCCCGTGAAACACCGCAACCTGACCGAAACCGATCCGCTCGGCACCATCTACCTGCCTTATCCGCTGCGCGCCAATCGCATGTTCCACCTCGCCATCCGCACCGAAACGCCGGCGAGCATGTTTGCCCCGACACTGCGTAAACTCGTGCTGAACATCGACCCGAACCTTCCCGTCGACGACATCGAGGTCTACACCCAACGCATCGACGACAGCCTCGTGCTGCGTCGTTCGCCTGCGCTGCTCGCCGCCGTATTCGCCGCCGTGGCGCTGTTGCTCGCCGCCGTCGGCACCTACGGTGTGCTGGCTTACGCCGTGAGCCAACGTCGTCGCGAGATCGGCGTGCGCATGGCGCTGGGGGCCCTGCCCGGCCAGGTGCTGCGGCAGTTCTTCAGTCTTGGCGCCAAACTGCTGCTGATGGGGCTCGCCCTCGGCATCGGCAGCGCGTGGATCACCGGTCGTATGATCCAGAGCGTGCTCTTCAACACCGGCACCTTCCACATCGGGGTGGCTCTGCTCACCGCCGCAATCATGGGTGCCGTGGTCATGGTCGCCATGCTCCTGCCCTCACAACGCGCCGCGCGCATCTCGCCCACCGAAGCCCTGCGCGACGACTGATATTGTCCCGTCCCTCAAATACCCT
This portion of the Actomonas aquatica genome encodes:
- a CDS encoding ABC transporter permease translates to MLDTFLQDLKIGFRVLQKEKSFCALAVFVLALGIGGVTTQYAVVKGALFHSFDFPQTEQLVDVQMVDPEGFQPTNFNSRMTTSDFADLRDNLTSFKAFTGYLNGSTINLTYQNLPRRYTGGYVSWDFFRTLGVSPVIGRDFLPEEDQPGVNKAVLISDSLWKSDFGSDPGVIGRAVRVNGTPGEIVGIMPPGFNFPTNEQLWIPVNSSFPVRPRNDPNVNFIAVLARLADGVTLEQAQTEVTAMARQFAADFPDTNEQFTLGYVRPMGDAFTPNGIRGMLLAMLGICVVVLLIACVNVMNMQFARATLRAKELAIRSSLGATRSRLIRQMLTESLLLAALGATVGIGIAMWGTDAIDTFVHAGTNPIPSWMTFHIDPTVLVVVVAVTAFSAVISGFVPAWMSSRASSMEVLKEGGRGNTSRGVMLITRGLVVAQIFMTCVLLLITALQLRSVHNQQSIDYGYDTNSVLAARMGLMEGDYPTSAERQVFYERLVRELEASGQFESVALTNRFRMVFSGNGPVEIEGQDYLDDSDRQRANFENISAGFFDTVGLRILEGRNFTEMDSDQREPIAIVNSSFARKYFEGESAVGRRFRTIQQNGQNAGPWRRIVGVVGDMRMQGPFNTQIDESGFYVPYFASAFGPIADAPIAQQFGTVVVKPRGNQRPEALATTLQNQVNRVDPNLPLYFVESPQSSIDGYTAQNAVVVTMFGLFGIISVSLAAVGLYGVMSFSVNQRTQEFGVRLALGASARDVLGMVIRQAGIQLAIGLGIGTALVLGVAVIVPDVLNQILQLNNVNLLAADIYLGVGALLIVVAAIAAFVPARRATRVDPMIALRSE
- a CDS encoding ABC transporter permease; amino-acid sequence: MNDLRFALRSLSKTPGFTLIAVLTLALAIGANTAIFAIVNDLLLKPLVPAGDRPVVNVFHGEGDAGRAYRGFSWQELQELRQENPVFEDAAAVDFVLAGVGDGNNVRRTFAFFGTENLLNLIDQTPVRGRFFEAAESLPGANIPVVFASHSLWQRLGAKEDFVGSELRINGHPYTVIGVGARDLSLGHALITPEIWLPFGMHDTFRGNLIQNTEADAAVALDNPRRHSLNVMARLRPGLGLAGATAQLPVLDQRLDAIDTDPGEAPRRLEIEAPSRINISSVPSGDQGVGIFGALLLGMAGVVLLIACLNLANMLLARGAARTREFAVRLALGASRGRIIRQLLAEGLVLSLVGGAAGVLLALWANDLLINSISGLFSSMNFAVLVEAEPDPAVLLATLGFCAIATILSGLGPALKSSRVGLVEDLKYQGAESTATGSWNRFFSARHLLVMGQISLSLALIFAAGLFLRGALNAGGLDLGFEKDHGLLVELDYALTDTPAPLARERLLALHDEAASRPGLTAALSTQAPYSNTTADDRYKVAGSAEVDADGEPTGVSAIFNAITGDYFDAIGVPLLRGRKFTDAEVHSADAPPVAIIDERMAQRLFPEGDALGQRISRTQGPASGEPPVEYEIVGICGSFRHDVFSPDGPRRVFFPFARESVPNTFLHLRDARAGRDAAVALLPTARALISAVDANAPVIDAIPLADFVERNIGLWIVRVGAVLFGVFGGVALLLAVIGVYGVKAYAVTRRTREIGIRMALGARPGDVFALIMRQGTAQTALSIVVGAFLSLAIGQLLSQMLFRVDPLDPLVLGSAALVLAVATLTACFLPARRAAKVEPMRAIRTE
- a CDS encoding ABC transporter permease, which codes for MNTLRHALRQLLRTPGFSLIVILSLALGIGANTIVFSWIDTILLRPLPGVRHGEDIVALLPTIDGNQVGGHTISLPDIQAYDEMDTVFAGVIGSQITPANVRIGDRHPWLFGQIVTGNFFEVLGVQALPDLGRVLHRNDTTSPGGNPVLVLSEATWRSQFGADPAIVGREIELNQHPFTIVGVVPANFRGTMSGLTADFWAPVTMHREVANFGSLETRTDRWLHSQARLQPGVSIDQARAAVTVRGQQLAETYPENRRHGAVPLPMWQTPYGGQAVFLPALRVLAVVGLVILLLVTANVANLLVARATARQQETAIRLAVGAGRRHLVQQWLTESLLYAVLGGAVGLLVTVWGASFFAIFLPESPLPAGYEFAITGRVLGVTLALSLLTGVVFGLAPALLAIGTSVLEALKAGGRTGSMSGRSHRLRNALVIGEVALALVLLAGAALCIRGSQQARQIDPGFDPSGVLVSGLRIGMNGYDEERGLVFYQQLRERLAATPGVEAVGLASWFPLGFEGGPSIGITVPGYTPTENENMAVPYAIISAGYLEAMRIPLRAGRDFTDLDDGEHPLVMIVNEALAERYWPGQDAVGRKVQTWRGEATVVGVTPTGRYRSLNEPAQPFLYFADRQGVADLNLGIALRTTGGDPRQLLPTLRQAVAALDPNVELWATLPLSEYIEAAHLVNRVATTLLTGLGVIALLLASMGIYGVMAFMVGRRLPEFGIRLALGAAPKDVAGLVLRDGLRLVALGLLVGSVGAWAAGVGLASALPGVSSHDVSAMIGVALLLTGIALLACWLPARRAMRVDPIQTLQAQ